From a single Peromyscus maniculatus bairdii isolate BWxNUB_F1_BW_parent chromosome 4, HU_Pman_BW_mat_3.1, whole genome shotgun sequence genomic region:
- the Agpat2 gene encoding 1-acyl-sn-glycerol-3-phosphate acyltransferase beta, translating to MELWPWLTAALLLLLLLVQLSRTARFYAKISLYCVLCLSFSAVASIVCLLRHGGRTVDNMSIISWFVRSFKYVYGLRFEVRGQKKLEVDGPCVIISNHQSILDMMGLMEILPKRCVQIAKRELLFTGPVGLIMYLGGVYFINRQRARTAMTLMADLGDLMVKDNLKVWIYPEGTRNDNGDLLPFKKGAFYLAIQAQVPIIPVVYSSFSSFYNVKKKLFTSGTIRVQVLDAVPTSGLTDADVTKLVDTCYQSMRSTFLQISRMSQENSAIKEPGVVAAQ from the exons ATGGAGCTGTGGCCGTGGCTGACGGCGgcgctgctactgctgctgctgcttgtgcAGCTGAGCCGCACTGCCAGGTTCTACGCCAAGATCAGCCTCTACTGCGTGCTCTGCCTGTCCTTCTCCGCCGTGGCCTCGATCGTCTGCCTGCTGCGCCACGGCGGCCGCACCGTGGATAATATGAG CATCATCAGCTGGTTCGTGCGGTCCTTCAAGTACGTGTATGGCCTTCGCtttgaggtcagaggccagaagaaactGGAGGTGGATGGTCCCTGTGTCATCATTTCTAATCATCAGAGCATCCTGGACATGATGG GCCTCATGGAGATTCTCCCTAAGCGCTGTGTCCAGATCGCCAAGCGTGAGCTGCTGTTCACGGGGCCCGTGGGCCTCATCATGTACCTCGGGGGTGTCTATTTCATCAACCGCCAGCGGGCCAGAACTGCCATGACCCTGATGGCTGACCTGGGTGACCTCATGGTCAAGGACAAT CTTAAAGTATGGATCTACCCAGAGGGTACACGCAACGACAATGGGGACCTGTTGCCCTTTAAAAAAGGTGCCTTCTACTTGGCCATCCAGGCCCAG GTGCCCATCATCCCCGTGGTGTActcatctttttcttccttctacaaTGTCAAGAAGAAACTCTTCACCTCAG GAACAATCAGGGTACAAGTGCTGGATGCTGTCCCTACCAGTGGCCTTACAGATGCTGATGTCACCAAGCTTGTGGACACCTGCTACCAGTCCATGAGGAGCACCTTTCTACAAATTTCCAGGATGTCCCAGGAGAACTCTGCCATCAAGGAGCCTGGGGTCGTGGCAGCCCAGTAG
- the Egfl7 gene encoding epidermal growth factor-like protein 7 isoform X3, with the protein MWGSLELLVAWCLVLAASGTEHVYRPSRRVCAAGVSGGSVLESYVQRVYQPFLTTCDGHRACSTYRTIYRTAYRRSPGPTPTRPHYACCPGWKRTSGLPGACGAAICQPPCGNGGSCIRPGHCRCPVGWQGDTCHIDVDECSTGEAVCPQRCVNTVGSYWCQCREGQSPSADGRHCLPKEGPPLVAPNPSTGVDSVVREQVHRLQSRVDVLEQKLQLVLAPLHSLASRAPEPGLQDPGSLLAHSFQQLDRIDSLSEQVSFLEEQLGSCSCKKDL; encoded by the exons ATGTGGGGCTCCCTGGAGCTGCTTGTGGCATGGTGTCTAGTGTTGGCGGCCAGTGGTACTGAGCATGTCTACAGGCCCAG CCGCAGAGTGTGCGCCGCGGGGGTTTCCGGAGGCTCTGTCTTGGAGTCCTATGTGCAGCGTGTGTACCAGCCTTTCCTCACCACTTGCGATGGACACCGAGCCTGCAGCACTTACCG AACCATCTACCGGACTGCCTATCGCCGCAGCCCCGGGCCGACTCCCACCAGGCCTCACTACGCCTGCTGCCCTGGTTGGAAGAGGACCAGCGGGCTCCCCGGCGCTTGTGGAGCAG CAATATGCCAGCCTCCGTGTGGGAATGGAGGGAGTTGCATCCGCCCGGGCCACTGCCGCTGCCCTGTGGGATGGCAGGGAGATACTTGCCACATAG ATGTGGATGAATGCAGTACCGGAGAGGCCGTGTGTCCCCAGCGCTGTGTCAATACTGTGGGCAGTTACTGGTGCCAGTGCCGGGAGGGGCAGAGCCCATCTGCAGATGGGAGGCACTGTCTGCCCAAGGAGGGGCCCCCCCTGGTGGCCCCAAACCCCTCAACAG GCGTGGACAGCGTGGTGAGGGAGCAGGTGCACAGGCTGCAGTCCCGGGTTGATGTGCTGGAGCAG AAACTGCAGTTGGTGCTGGCCCCACTGCACAGCCTGGCCTCTCGGGCTCCAGAGCCTGGGCTCCAGGACCCTGGCAGCCTGCTGGCCCACTCCTTCCAGCAGCTGGACCGCATCGACTCGTTGAGTGAGCAGGTCTCCTTCTTGGAGGAGCAGCTGGGGTCCT GCTCTTGCAAAAAAGATCTGTGA
- the Egfl7 gene encoding epidermal growth factor-like protein 7 isoform X1, with protein MWGSLELLVAWCLVLAASGTEHVYRPSRRVCAAGVSGGSVLESYVQRVYQPFLTTCDGHRACSTYRTIYRTAYRRSPGPTPTRPHYACCPGWKRTSGLPGACGAAICQPPCGNGGSCIRPGHCRCPVGWQGDTCHIDVDECSTGEAVCPQRCVNTVGSYWCQCREGQSPSADGRHCLPKEGPPLVAPNPSTGVDSVVREQVHRLQSRVDVLEQKLQLVLAPLHSLASRAPEPGLQDPGSLLAHSFQQLDRIDSLSEQVSFLEEQLGSCECHTSPPTEIPGNLWGGRNCHWGRADLQA; from the exons ATGTGGGGCTCCCTGGAGCTGCTTGTGGCATGGTGTCTAGTGTTGGCGGCCAGTGGTACTGAGCATGTCTACAGGCCCAG CCGCAGAGTGTGCGCCGCGGGGGTTTCCGGAGGCTCTGTCTTGGAGTCCTATGTGCAGCGTGTGTACCAGCCTTTCCTCACCACTTGCGATGGACACCGAGCCTGCAGCACTTACCG AACCATCTACCGGACTGCCTATCGCCGCAGCCCCGGGCCGACTCCCACCAGGCCTCACTACGCCTGCTGCCCTGGTTGGAAGAGGACCAGCGGGCTCCCCGGCGCTTGTGGAGCAG CAATATGCCAGCCTCCGTGTGGGAATGGAGGGAGTTGCATCCGCCCGGGCCACTGCCGCTGCCCTGTGGGATGGCAGGGAGATACTTGCCACATAG ATGTGGATGAATGCAGTACCGGAGAGGCCGTGTGTCCCCAGCGCTGTGTCAATACTGTGGGCAGTTACTGGTGCCAGTGCCGGGAGGGGCAGAGCCCATCTGCAGATGGGAGGCACTGTCTGCCCAAGGAGGGGCCCCCCCTGGTGGCCCCAAACCCCTCAACAG GCGTGGACAGCGTGGTGAGGGAGCAGGTGCACAGGCTGCAGTCCCGGGTTGATGTGCTGGAGCAG AAACTGCAGTTGGTGCTGGCCCCACTGCACAGCCTGGCCTCTCGGGCTCCAGAGCCTGGGCTCCAGGACCCTGGCAGCCTGCTGGCCCACTCCTTCCAGCAGCTGGACCGCATCGACTCGTTGAGTGAGCAGGTCTCCTTCTTGGAGGAGCAGCTGGGGTCCTGTGAGTGccacacctccccacccacagAGATCCCAGGGAACCTGTGGGGTGGACGGAACTGTCACTGGGGACGGGCAGATCTGCAAGCTTGa
- the Egfl7 gene encoding epidermal growth factor-like protein 7 isoform X2: MSTGPAAECAPRGFPEALSWSPMCSVCTSLSSPLAMDTEPAALTEPSTGLPIAAAPGRLPPGLTTPAALVGRGPAGSPALVEQGSGDPPELVTDRPLLPTAICQPPCGNGGSCIRPGHCRCPVGWQGDTCHIDVDECSTGEAVCPQRCVNTVGSYWCQCREGQSPSADGRHCLPKEGPPLVAPNPSTGVDSVVREQVHRLQSRVDVLEQKLQLVLAPLHSLASRAPEPGLQDPGSLLAHSFQQLDRIDSLSEQVSFLEEQLGSCECHTSPPTEIPGNLWGGRNCHWGRADLQA; this comes from the exons ATGTCTACAGGCCCAG CCGCAGAGTGTGCGCCGCGGGGGTTTCCGGAGGCTCTGTCTTGGAGTCCTATGTGCAGCGTGTGTACCAGCCTTTCCTCACCACTTGCGATGGACACCGAGCCTGCAGCACTTACCG AACCATCTACCGGACTGCCTATCGCCGCAGCCCCGGGCCGACTCCCACCAGGCCTCACTACGCCTGCTGCCCTGGTTGGAAGAGGACCAGCGGGCTCCCCGGCGCTTGTGGAGCAG GGCTCTGGGGACCCTCCTGAGTTGGTGACAGACAGGCCTCTCCTACCCACAGCAATATGCCAGCCTCCGTGTGGGAATGGAGGGAGTTGCATCCGCCCGGGCCACTGCCGCTGCCCTGTGGGATGGCAGGGAGATACTTGCCACATAG ATGTGGATGAATGCAGTACCGGAGAGGCCGTGTGTCCCCAGCGCTGTGTCAATACTGTGGGCAGTTACTGGTGCCAGTGCCGGGAGGGGCAGAGCCCATCTGCAGATGGGAGGCACTGTCTGCCCAAGGAGGGGCCCCCCCTGGTGGCCCCAAACCCCTCAACAG GCGTGGACAGCGTGGTGAGGGAGCAGGTGCACAGGCTGCAGTCCCGGGTTGATGTGCTGGAGCAG AAACTGCAGTTGGTGCTGGCCCCACTGCACAGCCTGGCCTCTCGGGCTCCAGAGCCTGGGCTCCAGGACCCTGGCAGCCTGCTGGCCCACTCCTTCCAGCAGCTGGACCGCATCGACTCGTTGAGTGAGCAGGTCTCCTTCTTGGAGGAGCAGCTGGGGTCCTGTGAGTGccacacctccccacccacagAGATCCCAGGGAACCTGTGGGGTGGACGGAACTGTCACTGGGGACGGGCAGATCTGCAAGCTTGa